From Saccharothrix espanaensis DSM 44229, the proteins below share one genomic window:
- a CDS encoding glycosyltransferase family 4 protein → MKVGIVCPYSFEVPGGVQAHVVDLARALRSLGHEVEVLGPADDDTPVPEFVTPAGRAVSIPYNGSVARLSFGPVSFTRVRRWIAEHDFDVLHLHEPTAPSLSMLALMVADGPIVATFHTSTPRSKMLSAFQVVLQPFLEKITARIAVSALARRVQVEHLGGDAVEIPNGVDVGFFADADPLEGYPRPGGTIGFVGRFTEPRKGMPVLLEAFRELPGDVRLLIVGRGDEDELRKAAGPGLASRMDFLGMVDDETKARALRSADVYCAPNAGGESFGIILTEAMSAGTAVVASDLDAFRRVLDDGKAGVLTPVGDSAALARALLDLLGDAGRRADYVDAARRRVMTYDWSVVAGQVLRVYESAMAANPRQVGEA, encoded by the coding sequence GTGAAGGTCGGCATCGTCTGCCCGTACTCCTTCGAGGTGCCCGGAGGCGTGCAGGCGCACGTGGTCGACCTGGCGCGCGCGCTGCGCTCGCTCGGGCACGAGGTGGAGGTGCTCGGCCCGGCCGACGACGACACGCCCGTGCCGGAGTTCGTCACGCCCGCCGGGCGCGCGGTGAGCATCCCGTACAACGGCTCGGTGGCGCGGTTGTCGTTCGGGCCGGTGTCGTTCACCCGGGTCCGGCGGTGGATCGCCGAGCACGACTTCGACGTGCTGCACCTGCACGAGCCGACCGCCCCGTCGCTGTCGATGCTGGCGCTGATGGTGGCCGACGGGCCGATCGTGGCGACCTTCCACACCTCGACCCCGCGCTCCAAGATGCTCTCCGCGTTCCAGGTGGTTCTCCAGCCGTTCCTGGAGAAGATCACCGCCCGGATCGCGGTGTCCGCGCTGGCCCGGCGGGTGCAGGTGGAGCACCTGGGCGGGGACGCGGTGGAGATCCCCAACGGGGTGGACGTCGGGTTCTTCGCCGACGCCGACCCGCTGGAGGGCTACCCGCGCCCCGGCGGCACGATCGGGTTCGTCGGCCGGTTCACCGAGCCGCGCAAGGGGATGCCGGTGCTGCTGGAGGCGTTCCGGGAGCTGCCCGGCGACGTCCGGCTGCTGATCGTCGGCCGGGGTGACGAGGACGAGCTGCGCAAGGCCGCCGGGCCCGGGTTGGCGTCCCGGATGGACTTCCTGGGCATGGTGGACGACGAGACCAAGGCCCGCGCGCTGCGCAGCGCCGACGTGTACTGCGCGCCCAACGCCGGCGGCGAGAGCTTCGGCATCATCCTCACCGAGGCGATGTCGGCCGGCACCGCCGTGGTGGCCAGCGACCTCGACGCGTTCCGGCGGGTGCTCGACGACGGCAAGGCCGGCGTGCTGACGCCGGTCGGCGACTCGGCGGCGCTGGCCCGCGCGCTGCTGGACCTGCTGGGTGACGCCGGCCGGCGCGCGGACTACGTGGACGCGGCCCGCCGGCGGGTGATGACCTACGACTGGTCCGTGGTGGCCGGGCAGGTGTTGCGGGTCTACGAGAGCGCGATGGCGGCCAACCCGCGGCAGGTGGGGGAGGCGTGA
- a CDS encoding NUDIX hydrolase, with protein MTSSGMALAFLVLLGLVVLVGPGILATANRLDRLHVRTDAAWAALDAALARRAVVTRAVAVLGDVPGLRDAADRAEQASRADREAAENELSGVLEDLDRTALAPPLAAELSDAEQRVVLARRVHNDAVRDTLALRRWRLVRWLRLAGTAPTPTYFEIAEPLEDVPTRRVSARVVLADADGRVLLFEGFDPARPDELFWFTVGGGVEHAEDLRTAAVREAFEETGLELAPEDLVGPVWKRRAVFSFDGLSYAAEEWFFVCRRDCADVDTVIDTSRFNEVERQTIRRHRWWSAEELRATDDTVYPVQLAEVLPAALAGWDGTTRSVR; from the coding sequence GTGACCAGCTCCGGCATGGCGTTGGCGTTCCTGGTGCTGCTCGGCCTGGTCGTCCTGGTGGGCCCGGGGATCCTGGCCACCGCGAACCGGCTGGACCGGCTGCACGTGCGCACCGACGCCGCGTGGGCCGCGCTGGACGCCGCCCTCGCCCGCCGGGCCGTGGTGACCCGCGCGGTCGCGGTGCTGGGCGACGTGCCCGGTCTGCGCGACGCGGCCGACCGGGCCGAGCAGGCGTCGCGGGCCGACCGCGAGGCGGCCGAGAACGAGCTCAGCGGCGTGCTGGAGGACCTGGACCGCACGGCGCTGGCCCCGCCGCTCGCGGCCGAGCTCTCCGATGCCGAACAGCGGGTGGTGCTGGCCCGGCGGGTGCACAACGACGCGGTGCGCGACACGCTGGCGCTGCGGCGGTGGCGGCTGGTGCGCTGGCTGCGCCTGGCGGGCACCGCGCCCACGCCGACCTACTTCGAGATCGCCGAGCCGCTGGAGGACGTGCCGACCCGGCGGGTGTCCGCGCGGGTGGTGCTGGCCGACGCGGACGGGCGGGTGCTGCTGTTCGAGGGGTTCGACCCGGCGCGGCCCGATGAGCTGTTCTGGTTCACCGTGGGCGGCGGTGTGGAGCACGCGGAGGACCTGCGGACGGCGGCGGTGCGCGAGGCGTTCGAGGAGACCGGGCTGGAACTCGCACCCGAGGACCTCGTCGGCCCGGTGTGGAAGCGGCGGGCGGTGTTCAGCTTCGACGGCCTGAGCTACGCGGCCGAGGAGTGGTTCTTCGTGTGCCGCCGGGACTGCGCCGACGTCGACACCGTCATCGACACGTCCCGGTTCAACGAGGTCGAGCGGCAGACCATCCGGCGGCACCGGTGGTGGTCGGCGGAGGAGCTGCGCGCCACCGACGACACCGTGTACCCGGTGCAGCTGGCGGAGGTCCTGCCCGCCGCGCTGGCCGGCTGGGACGGCACCACGCGGTCGGTGCGCTGA
- a CDS encoding vanadium-dependent haloperoxidase, whose product MGKGVSLVLAGVLAAGALVSPDAARGSAAVGDHVLFWGDVLKDAYRVSGGAPGPLARAGAMMHLAVYQASAGVPGRLGPINRNVAIDEAAHGVLTAVFNRTDYPTFSLDLRARYDVARAEAGADPDGWAAAYGRLQADTVVRARADDGWNDTTPYTPGTEPGAWRETNDALCVPGKAVTPNWGRVRPFELTDVASVVPAFPDGVRTYSQLLGNERYQARVTEVYQYGGAAPTGPADPPTLRAEDQTRIAWFWANDVNGTYKPPGHMLELTEAVSRVRGLGQAANALLFAEVAVALADASIASWHAKYLTPIDLWRPVDAVAVAYPGANWRPLSATSDNRTFSPCFPAWVSGHASFAGAWEGIMTKWFGENVDFTATTDDPHAKDQERVFHNFRDAALENALSRLYLGVHYRFDAGDGLDLGRAVADRVHGAVTALPAPVEHRVAPGTAVRTCPGATCAAVVTVDQLGAAGWSFCKKWGREADGWWYDVDVYWRGGKFVGWVPDDRTNLRHSYLGKCVY is encoded by the coding sequence ATGGGCAAAGGGGTTTCGCTCGTCCTCGCCGGTGTGCTGGCGGCCGGTGCGCTGGTCTCGCCGGACGCCGCGCGCGGGAGCGCCGCGGTGGGGGATCACGTCCTGTTCTGGGGTGACGTGCTCAAGGACGCCTACCGGGTGTCGGGGGGCGCACCGGGCCCGCTGGCCAGGGCCGGGGCGATGATGCACCTGGCCGTCTACCAGGCCAGTGCGGGTGTACCGGGCAGGCTGGGGCCGATCAACCGGAACGTCGCCATCGACGAGGCGGCCCACGGCGTGCTCACGGCGGTGTTCAACCGGACCGACTACCCGACGTTCTCCCTGGACCTGAGGGCGAGGTACGACGTGGCGCGGGCCGAGGCCGGTGCCGACCCGGACGGCTGGGCGGCGGCGTACGGCCGGTTGCAGGCCGACACCGTCGTGCGCGCCCGCGCCGACGACGGCTGGAACGACACGACGCCGTACACGCCCGGCACCGAGCCGGGGGCGTGGCGGGAGACCAACGACGCGCTGTGCGTCCCGGGCAAGGCCGTCACGCCGAACTGGGGCCGGGTCCGCCCGTTCGAGCTGACCGACGTCGCCTCGGTCGTGCCCGCCTTCCCGGACGGCGTGCGCACCTACTCGCAGCTGCTGGGCAACGAGCGCTACCAGGCGCGGGTCACCGAGGTCTACCAGTACGGCGGGGCCGCGCCGACCGGGCCCGCCGACCCGCCCACCCTGCGCGCCGAGGACCAGACCCGGATCGCCTGGTTCTGGGCCAACGACGTGAACGGCACCTACAAGCCGCCGGGGCACATGCTGGAGCTGACCGAGGCCGTCTCGCGCGTGCGGGGGCTCGGCCAGGCGGCCAACGCCCTGCTGTTCGCCGAGGTCGCGGTGGCCCTCGCGGACGCGTCCATCGCCTCCTGGCACGCCAAGTACCTGACCCCGATCGACCTGTGGCGGCCGGTCGACGCGGTGGCCGTGGCCTACCCCGGTGCGAACTGGCGGCCGTTGTCGGCGACCTCGGACAACCGGACCTTCAGCCCGTGCTTCCCCGCCTGGGTGTCCGGCCACGCCTCGTTCGCCGGGGCCTGGGAGGGCATCATGACCAAGTGGTTCGGCGAGAACGTCGACTTCACCGCGACCACCGACGACCCGCACGCCAAGGACCAGGAGCGGGTGTTCCACAACTTCCGGGACGCGGCTCTGGAGAACGCGCTCAGCCGCCTGTACCTGGGCGTGCACTACCGCTTCGACGCCGGCGACGGCCTCGACCTCGGCCGGGCGGTGGCCGACCGGGTGCACGGCGCGGTGACCGCCCTGCCGGCCCCGGTGGAGCACCGGGTCGCGCCGGGCACCGCCGTCCGGACGTGCCCGGGTGCCACTTGCGCCGCGGTGGTGACCGTCGACCAGCTGGGCGCGGCGGGCTGGTCGTTCTGCAAGAAGTGGGGCCGGGAGGCCGACGGCTGGTGGTACGACGTCGACGTCTACTGGCGGGGCGGCAAGTTCGTCGGCTGGGTGCCCGACGACCGCACCAACCTCCGGCACTCGTACCTGGGCAAGTGCGTCTACTAG
- a CDS encoding PH domain-containing protein, with the protein MIDFEKASVFKLAPCRPEDIAPQVSPIMIQGEQIVSCFKTVRDFVVFTNKRVIAVNVQGMTGRKKDFTSLPYSRVQAFSIETAGTFDMDAELDLWFSGLGQVRLEFRGHADVRLLGQMIATFIL; encoded by the coding sequence GTGATCGACTTCGAGAAAGCGTCCGTGTTCAAGCTCGCGCCGTGCCGGCCGGAGGACATCGCGCCGCAGGTGTCGCCGATCATGATCCAGGGCGAGCAGATCGTGTCGTGCTTCAAGACCGTGCGCGACTTCGTGGTGTTCACCAACAAGCGGGTGATCGCGGTCAACGTCCAGGGCATGACGGGCCGCAAGAAGGACTTCACGTCGCTGCCCTACAGCCGGGTGCAGGCGTTCTCCATCGAGACCGCGGGCACCTTCGACATGGACGCCGAGCTGGACCTCTGGTTCTCCGGCCTGGGCCAGGTCCGGCTGGAGTTCCGCGGCCACGCCGACGTCCGCCTGCTCGGCCAGATGATCGCGACCTTCATCCTCTGA
- a CDS encoding DUF4240 domain-containing protein, with the protein MTFETDEARFWALLEDAWAGVGPEANGARAALAKRDPEEDAFDAAAELEEHLDTVLAALRRATEGLSSAELTALDRVVERKLHDIDRRAVHEVTGGSDDGFLYARGFIVALGREFYEAVAGDPRTAVPDAECEALCYFFAHLHADLYGGFPGTGSGISRETATNATGWA; encoded by the coding sequence GTGACATTCGAGACCGACGAAGCCCGGTTCTGGGCACTGCTGGAAGACGCCTGGGCCGGCGTGGGCCCCGAGGCGAACGGGGCGCGCGCGGCGCTGGCCAAGCGCGACCCCGAGGAGGACGCGTTCGACGCGGCGGCCGAGCTGGAGGAGCACCTGGACACGGTGCTCGCCGCACTGCGCCGGGCCACCGAGGGCCTGTCCTCGGCGGAGCTGACCGCGCTGGACCGGGTGGTGGAGCGCAAGCTGCACGACATCGACCGGCGTGCCGTGCACGAGGTGACCGGCGGCTCGGACGACGGGTTCCTCTACGCGCGGGGCTTCATCGTGGCGCTGGGGCGGGAGTTCTACGAGGCCGTGGCCGGCGATCCCCGGACCGCCGTGCCGGACGCCGAGTGCGAGGCGCTGTGCTACTTCTTCGCGCACCTCCACGCGGACCTGTACGGCGGGTTCCCGGGCACCGGCTCGGGCATCTCCCGGGAGACCGCGACGAACGCGACGGGCTGGGCGTAA
- a CDS encoding TIGR03842 family LLM class F420-dependent oxidoreductase — protein MDFGVVLQTDPPARDVVAGMKAAEDNGFRYGWTFDSTVLWQEPFVIYSQVLAATAELVVGPMVTNPSTRDWSVLASLFATLNDMFGNRTVCGIGRGDSARRVIGRPPASLATLGAAMTVVKGLAEGREVVHHGTPVRIPWVRDGKLEMWMAAYGPKALKLVGEQADGFILQTADPDIARWTIGTVREAAVAAGRDPAAITMCVAAPAYVGEDLAHQRDQLRWFGGMVGNHVADLVARYGDSGAVPAALTDYIKDREGYDYAHHGRAGNRSTDFVPDPIVDRFCLLGPAAAHVERLHELRELGVSNFALYLMHDDKDKTLAAYGNEVLPRV, from the coding sequence GTGGACTTCGGTGTGGTGTTGCAGACCGACCCGCCCGCGCGGGACGTCGTGGCGGGGATGAAGGCCGCGGAGGACAACGGCTTCCGCTACGGCTGGACGTTCGACTCCACGGTGCTGTGGCAGGAGCCGTTCGTCATCTACTCGCAGGTGCTGGCCGCCACCGCGGAGCTGGTCGTGGGCCCGATGGTGACCAACCCGAGCACCCGCGACTGGTCGGTGCTCGCGTCGCTGTTCGCCACGCTGAACGACATGTTCGGCAACCGCACGGTGTGCGGCATCGGCCGCGGCGACTCGGCGCGGCGGGTGATCGGGCGGCCACCCGCGTCGCTGGCCACGCTCGGCGCGGCGATGACCGTGGTGAAAGGACTGGCCGAGGGCCGCGAGGTGGTCCACCACGGCACGCCGGTGCGCATCCCGTGGGTGCGCGACGGCAAGCTGGAGATGTGGATGGCCGCCTACGGGCCGAAGGCGCTGAAGCTGGTCGGCGAGCAGGCGGACGGCTTCATCCTGCAGACCGCCGACCCGGACATCGCGCGCTGGACCATCGGGACGGTCCGGGAGGCGGCCGTCGCGGCCGGGCGCGACCCGGCGGCGATCACGATGTGCGTGGCCGCGCCCGCGTACGTCGGCGAGGACCTGGCGCACCAGCGCGACCAGTTGCGGTGGTTCGGCGGGATGGTCGGCAACCACGTCGCGGACCTGGTGGCCCGGTACGGCGACTCGGGCGCGGTGCCCGCGGCGCTGACCGACTACATCAAGGACCGGGAGGGCTACGACTACGCCCACCACGGCCGGGCGGGCAACCGCTCGACCGACTTCGTGCCGGACCCGATCGTGGACCGGTTCTGCCTGCTGGGCCCGGCGGCCGCGCACGTCGAGCGGCTGCACGAGCTGCGCGAGCTGGGGGTGTCCAACTTCGCCCTCTACCTGATGCACGACGACAAGGACAAAACCCTTGCCGCGTACGGGAACGAGGTGCTGCCCCGGGTGTGA
- the hydA gene encoding dihydropyrimidinase, producing MSTLIKGGLVVNATGAFPADVLVAGEQIAALLAPGFPVQADETIDAGGKYVIPGGIDGHTHMEMPFGGTFSADTFATGTTAAAWGGTTTIVDFAVQAKGTSLLATLDKWHAKADGNCAVDYGFHMIVSDVDDTSLKEMESCVSAGVNTFKMFMAYPGVFYATDGEILRAMQKAREIGGTVMMHAENGIAIDQLVAQALAQGRTDPVEHGLTRPAELEGEATSRAITLAKVTGSPLYIVHLSAAQALDAVTRARDTGQNVFAETCPQYLYLSLEDLAKPDFEGSKYVASPPLRPREHQSELWRGLRTNDLSVVSTDHCPFCFKDQKELGRGDFSKIPNGIPGVEHRMDLLHQGVVKGEISLERWVEISSTTPARMFGLHPRKGVLAPGADADIVVYDPTAKQTISAATHHMNVDYSAYEGMEITGKVDTVLSRGRVVVDGSGFRGAVGHGRFLTRELNQYLV from the coding sequence ATGAGCACCCTGATCAAGGGCGGGCTGGTGGTCAACGCGACCGGGGCGTTCCCGGCCGACGTGCTGGTGGCCGGCGAGCAGATCGCCGCGCTGCTCGCGCCCGGCTTCCCGGTCCAGGCCGACGAGACGATCGACGCCGGCGGCAAGTACGTGATCCCCGGCGGCATCGACGGGCACACCCACATGGAGATGCCGTTCGGCGGCACGTTCTCCGCCGACACCTTCGCCACCGGCACCACGGCGGCGGCGTGGGGCGGCACCACGACGATCGTCGACTTCGCGGTGCAGGCCAAGGGCACCTCGCTGCTGGCGACACTGGACAAGTGGCACGCCAAGGCGGACGGCAACTGCGCGGTCGACTACGGGTTCCACATGATCGTCTCCGACGTGGACGACACCTCGCTCAAGGAGATGGAGTCGTGCGTCTCGGCGGGCGTGAACACGTTCAAGATGTTCATGGCCTACCCCGGCGTCTTCTACGCCACCGACGGCGAGATCCTGCGCGCGATGCAGAAGGCGCGGGAGATCGGCGGCACGGTCATGATGCACGCGGAGAACGGCATCGCGATCGACCAGCTCGTCGCCCAGGCCCTCGCGCAGGGCCGCACCGACCCCGTCGAGCACGGCCTGACCCGGCCGGCGGAGCTGGAGGGCGAGGCCACGTCCCGGGCGATCACCCTGGCGAAGGTGACCGGTTCGCCGCTCTACATCGTGCACCTGTCCGCCGCGCAGGCGCTGGACGCGGTGACCAGGGCGCGCGACACCGGTCAGAACGTGTTCGCCGAGACGTGCCCGCAGTACCTCTACCTCTCGCTGGAGGACCTGGCCAAACCGGACTTCGAGGGGTCGAAGTACGTGGCCTCTCCCCCGCTGCGGCCGCGCGAGCACCAGTCCGAGCTGTGGCGCGGGCTGCGCACCAACGACCTGTCGGTGGTCTCGACCGACCACTGCCCGTTCTGCTTCAAGGACCAGAAGGAGCTCGGCCGGGGCGACTTCTCCAAGATCCCCAACGGGATCCCGGGCGTCGAGCACCGGATGGACCTGCTGCACCAGGGCGTGGTGAAGGGCGAGATCAGCCTGGAGCGGTGGGTGGAGATCAGCTCCACCACGCCCGCGCGGATGTTCGGCCTGCACCCGCGCAAGGGCGTCCTCGCGCCGGGCGCGGACGCCGACATCGTGGTGTACGACCCGACCGCGAAGCAGACGATCTCGGCCGCCACGCACCACATGAACGTGGACTACTCGGCGTACGAGGGCATGGAGATCACCGGCAAGGTGGACACCGTGCTCTCCCGCGGCCGGGTCGTGGTGGACGGGTCCGGGTTCCGCGGCGCGGTCGGGCACGGCCGCTTCCTGACCCGAGAGCTCAACCAGTACCTGGTCTAG
- a CDS encoding nitrilase-related carbon-nitrogen hydrolase — protein sequence MIANAVQAVRTAASQGAQVVCLQELFYGPYFCQVQDADYYSYTEGVPDGPTTELMCQVAERHGVVLVVPMYEQEQPGVYFNTAAVIDADGTYLGKHRKNHIPQVKGFWEKFYFRPGNLGYPVFDTAVGKVGVYICYERHFPEGWRALGLGGARIVFNPSATSRGLSEYLWRLEQPAAAVANEYYVGTINRVGVEPLGDNDFYGQSYFVDPRGQLVGEAASDTEEEIVVRDLDMDRLAEVRDLWAFYRDRRPDTYDSLVTP from the coding sequence ATGATCGCGAACGCGGTGCAGGCGGTCCGCACCGCCGCGTCGCAGGGCGCGCAGGTCGTGTGCCTGCAGGAGCTGTTCTACGGACCGTACTTCTGCCAGGTGCAGGACGCCGACTACTACTCCTACACCGAGGGCGTCCCGGACGGCCCGACCACCGAGCTGATGTGCCAGGTGGCCGAGCGGCACGGGGTGGTGCTGGTCGTGCCGATGTACGAGCAGGAGCAGCCCGGCGTCTACTTCAACACCGCCGCGGTGATCGACGCCGACGGCACCTACCTCGGCAAGCACCGCAAGAACCACATCCCGCAGGTGAAGGGCTTCTGGGAGAAGTTCTACTTCCGGCCCGGCAACCTCGGCTACCCGGTGTTCGACACCGCGGTCGGCAAGGTCGGCGTCTACATCTGCTACGAGCGGCACTTCCCGGAGGGCTGGCGGGCGCTGGGCCTGGGCGGCGCGCGGATCGTGTTCAACCCGTCGGCCACCTCGCGCGGCCTGTCGGAGTACCTGTGGCGGCTGGAGCAGCCCGCCGCGGCCGTGGCCAACGAGTACTACGTCGGCACGATCAACCGGGTCGGGGTGGAGCCGTTGGGCGACAACGACTTCTACGGCCAGTCGTACTTCGTGGACCCGCGCGGGCAGCTGGTCGGCGAGGCCGCGTCGGACACCGAGGAGGAGATCGTCGTCCGCGACCTGGACATGGACCGGTTGGCCGAGGTGCGCGACCTGTGGGCGTTCTACCGCGACCGCCGCCCCGACACCTACGACTCGCTGGTGACGCCATGA
- a CDS encoding LysR family transcriptional regulator gives MKLELRHLRVVCAIADAGSLSKASSLLGLAQPALTAQLHRIESLLGGKLFERDHKGARATPLGELVLERARVLLPAFSRLQEDALRLVDDNMPSERYRVGAVNGPMLGGVVHRITESHPGAHVSTQVSWSNEELAAAVAQGRLDYVLAAVCGDAPPPSEYGLTWNVIAVDPIFVLIPDDHPFTLLDEVELGQLKDMQWAVVPGDGCFGECFVAACSRAGFTPRTMYEVDINSCIDLAASGDAVALCQPTFRRAPGVVAIPLAGAPLRWRHLIGWDPESPAAEFAPHVLRYAGEAYRDTAERNPRYAAWLRTHRDFGVVRYHSRETVSP, from the coding sequence ATGAAGCTCGAACTGAGACACCTGCGGGTCGTGTGCGCGATCGCCGACGCGGGCAGCCTCTCGAAGGCGTCTTCCTTGCTGGGCTTAGCGCAGCCCGCGCTCACCGCGCAACTGCACCGGATCGAGAGCCTGCTCGGCGGCAAGCTGTTCGAGCGCGATCACAAGGGGGCGCGCGCCACCCCGCTGGGCGAGCTGGTGCTGGAGCGCGCCCGCGTGCTGCTCCCGGCCTTCTCCCGGCTCCAGGAGGACGCGCTGCGGCTGGTGGACGACAACATGCCCAGCGAGCGCTACCGGGTCGGCGCGGTGAACGGGCCGATGCTCGGCGGCGTCGTGCACCGGATCACCGAGTCGCACCCCGGGGCGCACGTCAGCACCCAGGTGTCGTGGTCCAACGAGGAGCTGGCCGCCGCGGTCGCCCAGGGCCGGCTGGACTACGTGCTGGCCGCGGTCTGCGGTGACGCGCCGCCGCCCTCGGAGTACGGGCTCACCTGGAACGTGATCGCGGTCGACCCGATCTTCGTGCTGATCCCCGACGACCACCCGTTCACCCTGCTCGACGAGGTGGAGCTGGGGCAGCTCAAGGACATGCAGTGGGCCGTGGTGCCCGGCGACGGCTGCTTCGGCGAGTGCTTCGTCGCCGCGTGCAGCCGCGCCGGCTTCACCCCCCGGACCATGTACGAGGTCGACATCAACAGCTGCATCGACCTCGCCGCCTCCGGTGACGCGGTCGCGCTGTGCCAGCCCACCTTCCGCCGCGCGCCGGGCGTCGTCGCGATTCCGCTCGCCGGCGCGCCGCTGCGGTGGCGGCACCTGATCGGCTGGGACCCGGAAAGCCCCGCGGCCGAGTTCGCGCCGCACGTCCTGCGGTACGCGGGAGAGGCTTATCGGGACACCGCGGAACGCAATCCCCGTTACGCGGCGTGGTTGCGGACGCATCGCGACTTCGGTGTCGTGCGATACCACTCGCGGGAGACGGTGAGCCCCTGA
- a CDS encoding S1 family peptidase codes for MSTLLRPLALAAALVAAGALAPTAQAAPADQSTEILAAIQRDLGLNAAQAEDRLSADRTSSDTARDLRKRLDDRFGGAWIDASGTLTVGVTTQADLAQVGRGRGRLVQRSEHDLDAVKSTLDRNVAKAPKSVPGWYVDLPTNTVVVKSQPEKLSAARAFVAASGVDAAAVRYVATTEAPRPLIDVVGGNAYNIGSGTRCSVGFSVNGGFITAGHCGTTGASTSNPSGSFRGSSFPGNDYAWVQVAAGNTPRGLVNNYSGGTVSVAGSQDAAVGATVCRSGSTTGWHCGTIQARNSSVSYPQGTVTGLIQTTVCAEPGDSGGSLLAGTQAQGVTSGGSGNCSSGGTTYFQPVNEILQTYGLTLVTGGGGTPNPPTGCATAEARYTGSLAAGGQVYQPNNSYYQSTVSGAHVGCLVGPTGADFDLYLQKWNGSSWAVVAKGDSPGANETVTYNGTAGYYRFQVHAYSGSGSYTLGVTNP; via the coding sequence ATGTCAACACTGTTGAGACCACTCGCGCTGGCCGCAGCGCTGGTGGCCGCCGGAGCCCTGGCCCCCACCGCGCAAGCGGCACCGGCGGACCAGAGCACCGAGATCCTCGCCGCCATCCAACGCGACCTGGGCCTGAACGCGGCCCAGGCCGAGGACCGGCTGTCGGCCGACCGGACGTCCAGCGACACGGCCCGCGACCTGCGCAAGCGGCTGGACGACCGGTTCGGCGGCGCGTGGATCGACGCGTCGGGCACCCTGACCGTCGGAGTCACCACGCAGGCCGACCTGGCCCAGGTCGGTCGCGGCCGCGGCCGGCTCGTGCAGCGCAGCGAGCACGACCTGGACGCGGTCAAGTCCACTTTGGACCGCAACGTCGCCAAGGCGCCCAAGTCCGTCCCCGGCTGGTACGTCGACCTGCCCACGAACACGGTCGTGGTCAAGTCGCAGCCGGAGAAGCTGTCCGCTGCCCGCGCGTTCGTCGCGGCCAGCGGCGTCGACGCGGCCGCGGTGCGGTACGTGGCCACGACCGAAGCCCCGCGCCCGCTGATCGACGTCGTCGGCGGCAACGCGTACAACATCGGCAGCGGCACCCGCTGCTCCGTCGGCTTCTCGGTCAACGGCGGCTTCATCACCGCCGGGCACTGCGGCACCACGGGCGCGTCGACGTCCAACCCGAGCGGGTCGTTCCGGGGCTCTTCCTTCCCCGGCAACGACTACGCGTGGGTGCAGGTCGCGGCGGGCAACACCCCGCGCGGCCTGGTGAACAACTACTCCGGTGGCACGGTGTCGGTCGCGGGGTCGCAGGACGCGGCGGTCGGCGCGACGGTGTGCCGGTCGGGCTCCACGACCGGCTGGCACTGCGGCACGATCCAGGCCCGCAACTCCTCGGTGTCCTACCCGCAGGGCACGGTGACCGGCCTCATCCAGACCACGGTCTGCGCCGAGCCCGGTGACTCGGGCGGCTCGCTGCTCGCGGGCACCCAGGCGCAGGGCGTCACCTCCGGCGGGTCGGGCAACTGCTCGTCCGGCGGCACGACGTACTTCCAGCCGGTCAACGAGATCCTCCAGACCTACGGCCTGACCCTGGTGACCGGCGGTGGCGGCACCCCGAACCCGCCCACCGGCTGCGCCACGGCGGAGGCCCGCTACACCGGGTCGCTCGCCGCGGGCGGTCAGGTCTACCAGCCCAACAACAGCTACTACCAGTCCACGGTGTCCGGCGCGCACGTCGGCTGCCTGGTGGGTCCGACAGGTGCGGACTTCGACCTGTACCTCCAGAAGTGGAACGGCAGTTCGTGGGCCGTCGTGGCCAAGGGCGACAGCCCGGGTGCCAACGAGACCGTGACGTACAACGGCACCGCCGGCTACTACCGGTTCCAGGTGCACGCATACAGCGGCTCCGGCAGCTACACGCTGGGGGTCACCAACCCCTGA